One stretch of Sphingomonas rosea DNA includes these proteins:
- the epsC gene encoding serine O-acetyltransferase EpsC, whose translation MALALLEYLDSVKERDPAARSRWDVILYPGAWALLYHRIAHWLWVGKLTWLARFVNHFSRFMTGIDIHPGATIGKFFFIDHGFTVIGETATIGDNVTIYQCVTLGGTNPSTGVGGKRHPTLEDNVVIGSGAQVLGPITVGAGGRVGANSVVTKDVLPNTTVVGIPARPVPVDLVHYSPGFIPYGTPCGEDVDPVRARLATMEEELAELRAELASLKTRQRPRPESKVS comes from the coding sequence TTGGCTCTGGCCCTGCTCGAATATCTTGACAGCGTGAAGGAACGGGACCCCGCCGCGCGCAGCCGCTGGGACGTCATCCTGTACCCGGGCGCCTGGGCGCTCCTCTACCATCGCATCGCCCACTGGCTGTGGGTCGGCAAGCTCACCTGGCTCGCCCGCTTCGTCAATCACTTCAGCCGCTTCATGACCGGGATCGACATCCATCCCGGGGCGACCATCGGCAAGTTCTTCTTCATCGACCATGGCTTCACCGTGATCGGCGAGACCGCGACCATCGGCGACAACGTCACCATCTATCAGTGCGTCACGCTGGGCGGGACCAACCCCTCGACCGGTGTCGGCGGCAAGCGCCACCCGACGCTCGAGGACAATGTCGTGATCGGCTCGGGCGCGCAGGTGCTCGGTCCCATCACCGTCGGCGCCGGCGGCCGGGTCGGCGCCAATTCGGTCGTGACCAAGGACGTCCTTCCGAACACCACGGTGGTCGGCATCCCGGCGCGTCCGGTGCCGGTCGACCTGGTCCATTACAGCCCCGGCTTCATCCCCTACGGGACGCCATGCGGTGAGGACGTCGATCCCGTCCGCGCCCGCCTCGCGACCATGGAAGAAGAGCTCGCCGAGCTCCGAGCCGAGCTCGCCAGCCTCAAGACGCGGCAGCGGCCGCGGCCGGAGAGCAAGGTTTCGTGA
- a CDS encoding glycine zipper 2TM domain-containing protein: MRKMIMALAATSLTVPVMMAPHAEARQRYYNGSTWYDGQGRLRCRRNNGTTGLIVGAAGGALLGRAIDTRGSRVTGTIVGAAAGALLGREVERSRKRYVCR, translated from the coding sequence ATGCGGAAGATGATCATGGCGCTTGCCGCCACCAGCCTTACGGTTCCCGTGATGATGGCCCCGCACGCGGAAGCCCGCCAGCGTTATTACAACGGCAGCACCTGGTATGACGGCCAGGGCCGCCTGCGCTGCCGCCGGAACAACGGCACCACCGGCCTCATCGTCGGCGCCGCCGGCGGTGCGCTGCTCGGCCGCGCGATCGACACCCGCGGGTCGCGCGTGACCGGCACGATCGTCGGCGCGGCTGCCGGCGCGCTCCTCGGCCGCGAGGTCGAGCGCAGCCGCAAGCGCTACGTCTGCCGCTAA
- a CDS encoding DUF2794 domain-containing protein, with translation MSSVTPFPGRVDRNAVTAFDRLELTRILDLYGRMVAAGHWRDYAMQFAPDLASFAAFRRATERPEVRIEKRPSLRSKQGAWALVSEHGAVLKRGHELGPVLAPLERRLIKLVAE, from the coding sequence GTGAGCAGCGTCACCCCCTTTCCGGGGCGCGTCGATCGCAATGCCGTGACTGCCTTCGACCGGCTCGAACTGACCAGGATCCTCGACCTCTACGGCCGGATGGTCGCGGCCGGGCACTGGCGCGACTATGCGATGCAATTCGCCCCCGACCTCGCCAGCTTCGCCGCCTTCCGCCGCGCGACCGAGCGGCCCGAGGTCCGGATCGAAAAACGCCCCTCGCTTCGTTCGAAGCAAGGGGCGTGGGCGTTGGTGTCGGAGCATGGTGCCGTGCTCAAGCGGGGGCACGAGCTTGGTCCCGTGCTCGCCCCGCTCGAGCGCCGGCTGATCAAGCTGGTCGCGGAATAG